In Dehalococcoidales bacterium, a genomic segment contains:
- a CDS encoding L-threonylcarbamoyladenylate synthase — translation MLSQPSLALQQQIERGISLLKQGGLVAYPTDTVYGLGAGANLPQAVARVYRVKERPQNMALPLLVADISRITELAASVPPLAWLLIHRFLPGALTIVLIKSSAVPDTMTAGSSTIAIRIPKHPVPIALIRGLGMPIIGTSANISGRPSPLTADEVSTQLGDRIDLVIDGGRCPGGQESTIIDLTGPTPVLLREGAISREELEQVCGPLKLREGENK, via the coding sequence ATGTTAAGCCAGCCTTCTTTAGCTCTGCAACAACAGATTGAGCGGGGTATTTCCCTGCTTAAGCAAGGCGGACTGGTGGCCTACCCGACGGATACCGTCTATGGCCTGGGGGCTGGCGCCAACCTGCCTCAAGCTGTGGCACGGGTCTACCGGGTAAAGGAACGCCCACAGAACATGGCACTCCCTCTGCTGGTGGCTGACATATCACGGATAACCGAGCTCGCCGCCTCAGTACCACCGCTCGCCTGGCTCTTAATCCATCGCTTCTTACCCGGCGCTCTCACTATCGTTTTGATTAAATCCAGTGCCGTCCCCGATACCATGACGGCTGGAAGCAGCACCATCGCCATCCGTATCCCTAAACACCCCGTTCCCATCGCCCTTATCCGGGGCTTAGGCATGCCGATTATCGGCACCAGCGCCAATATCAGCGGTCGTCCCAGCCCGCTGACTGCCGATGAGGTCTCTACTCAGCTGGGCGACCGGATAGATTTAGTGATTGATGGCGGACGCTGCCCAGGCGGCCAAGAATCGACTATCATCGACCTGACGGGACCAACGCCGGTACTGCTCCGTGAAGGGGCCATCTCCAGAGAAGAACTGGAGCAGGTCTGCGGTCCGCTTAAGCTCAGAGAGGGGGAAAATAAGTAA
- the rpiB gene encoding ribose 5-phosphate isomerase B, with protein sequence MRIAIGCDHHGINLKKSIIEWLTGDGHSCKDLGTYTTDPVDYPDIAQKVAEAVARGDFDRGILICGTGIGMCIAANKVKGIRAAQCFDTFCAVRSRQHNDANILCLGAEEPQTQLREIVSTFLTSEFEGGRHQPRVDKIRAMEG encoded by the coding sequence ATGCGCATTGCTATTGGCTGCGACCACCACGGGATAAATTTGAAAAAATCTATCATAGAGTGGCTTACCGGTGACGGACACAGCTGTAAAGACTTGGGGACTTATACTACCGACCCGGTAGATTACCCGGATATCGCCCAAAAAGTAGCTGAAGCGGTAGCCAGGGGCGATTTTGACCGGGGTATCCTCATCTGCGGCACCGGTATCGGTATGTGTATTGCTGCTAACAAGGTCAAGGGCATAAGAGCCGCCCAGTGTTTTGATACCTTCTGCGCCGTCCGTTCCCGACAGCATAACGATGCTAATATTCTTTGTCTAGGAGCAGAAGAACCGCAAACTCAGCTGCGTGAAATCGTTAGTACTTTTCTCACCTCTGAGTTCGAAGGCGGCAGGCACCAGCCCCGGGTGGATAAGATAAGAGCGATGGAAGGGTAA